AGTTGTTGTCCACGGACCAAGACGCATGGAATCTTTAGAAGACAGAAATATGGGCTCACCGGGAACAGTTCCCAGCGACCCCATATTCTGAATTACTTCAATAAGCCTAAGAGCCTTCTTACTCGCTCCGCTCCCGTTGGAAGGATTTGGCAATAGCTGCTTAACCCCTTCCTGCAGTTTCACAGCTTCTGTCACCGCAGTGGCGTCAGGGCGCTGCAAGGCAATGTTGCGAATTGCCGAGTTGCAGACATCGGTCATGCTAAGCTTGCCCTCTGTAATTTCCCACGGCCAGCGGCGGCTATCTACTTTCATATCCTGCAGCTTGGCGGAAACCAGTTTAAAGACCTCTCTGGCTTTCATTTTTATTCAACAATCCTGAAGTTAAAACGCGGGACAAAGCGGGGAACGTATTCTACATCATCCCCTTCACCCACTTCATCATAAACAGTGTAACCAGCCGAGCTGAGCACCGAATACACAGACTCCGGTATTTCAACTTCCACACCACGTTTGATCTGATAAGCAACACCCTGAATCCCGATGAAAACATCACGTTTTCCATTCGGGCCATCTTCGGCAATAATAACTTTTCTGCGTTTTTCACTCTTCTGGCGCAGTTGTTCGGACTCCTCCATCTGCGCCGCATGCTCATCAAGTTTACGGTTTTCCAGAATAAGATCTTCACGGGCCTTTTTCTCTTCTTCAAGCCCTTGTTTAAGTTCTTGCTTCTCACGTTCAGAGCTGGTTAAAGCCTCCCTGCTTTCGGCAAGCAGTTTCTCAAGTTCAGCTACACGTTCAGGGTTGACTGATACGGCCTGATCTTTGGACAACTCTTTCTGTTCTTCACTATTTTTAGCCATCAGCGGTCTCCTTAGGCATCAGCAGGGGTTTCAGTTACACCTACTTCAACACGAACCATCCAGGCATCATTCAAAATGGCAGTGGCATAATAGGTTTTCCAGCCCACATGGCCCTTGCGGCCGAGCTTGTCACTTTTACTTGGTGTTTCAGGGTTAACCACCTTGGGGATAACAGAATCCTTGCCTTTGATGGCAACGTCACCATAAGCATCAGCACCTATGAAGTAGATGGGATAGACATCAGTCATAGTGCCGGACTGAGAAAGCATCTCTGCACCGGAAGCACCCTTGGCACCACCGGCATCAGCCATAGGCTCAATGGAAGTGGAAACCAGATAACGTACATCTTCCACTTTACCGATCTCATTTTCATACGGTGATATCTGTCCATATTTTTCAACCGGGACAAAACCCGGAATTTCCCTGATGTCGGATTCACAATCAGAATGAGTAATCCCGACATAAGCAGCTGCTACAGCTTCCGAACCATATTTGACATCAGATGAAAGCACTTTGGTGATCTTGCTGGCCTTCTGACGCTTTAAAGCCCTTGTTGCCAGCCGCTGAACACTTTTTGTAATCGGTTTTGTTACCGTGGCTCTGGTTGTTCCGCCAGAGTAGATGACATTTGTGCCACCACGCAGCCGGCCTTCCATAACCATATCCAGAGTCTGCCCGGCCTGATCGCCAAGAACTTCCATGGACTCGTTAAGAACCGGGTCTTCGTGTGTATCCACAATCACATCGGTGATTTCGATAAAGTCACCGAACACCTCAAGTTCTGCAGTAACATCCCGCCTGACCAGTTTTTTACCGGAAGGATTGACACCTTCAGCCAGCGGGGTTTTCGCCGGGGCAAGGGCTTCGTAGCCATGCCACTTGGCAACAGTGCTTTTATTTTTAGGCATCTTGATAGACTGCCCGAATTTACCGAAAATATTCCAGTTATCGGCCCGTCTCAGGAATCCCGGAACCACATAACCGGCAACATCGTCACTGATATCGCCATACATTGTTGTCGCCATTATCTTCTCCTGCGCTTTCTGTTTTCATCGGCTACAGCCGCATCAAAACCGGATTCAAAGGTTTTGCCCGTTGAAATGTCTCTGGCCGGCTTTCTTTTGCCGGGAACCGCTATGACATCCCTTGCCGACACGCGATTAACAGGGTTTTCCTTTGTCCGGGAAGTTGCTTCTTTATATCTGGTCAGCAAACCGGAAACTTCAGCGGATGTGCCTGATTTTATAATTCTGAAAGCCTCACTAGCCTCCCTGAAAGGAAGCTCTTCGGCCCACCCGGTCAGCTTAGTGCTGAATGATTTGAGTTCATCTGTTCTTTCCGGATCAAACAAAAGGTCAATATAATCAGGATGTTCTTTTCTTATCTCCGAATAGTGAGCTTTTAAACGCTCCCTTCTGCCGGAACTGACAACCGAATCAACACGGGAATCGGTCTGTCTGGAACGATATGCAGACTCCAGCTGACCGATTGCCGCTTCAGGACCGAATTCATAAAGATTGGCCCTGAAACGCTGTCCGTCCTCTGAATTTTCAAGAAGAAGGTTTTCATACTGAGGATTAACCTTGAGTATTTCTTTGGCTTCCGCCTTTATTTCCTCGGGTATTTCCACCAGCTCAAAAGCACTTTCAAGCTTTGAGGACTGAGGATCACTGCCGAAATACTGTTCTATAAAATCCCGGCTTCCATCTTTTTCCCCGGCGGGAGCTTCGGCGGCTTCACCCTGCGGCAGATCCGCATCGTCACCGGAATCCGAATCATCCTCATGATTATTTTCTTCGAAATCCGACTCGGAATCATTTTCAGAATTTTCATCTTCTAAATGCTGATCAGCTTCATCACCGCCGGCTTCAGCTCCCGAGTCTTCACTATCTTCGGCATCAGCTTCATTCATGGATTCCATCTCCGCATCATTTCCGGAGTCTCCAGCCTCAAATCCACGCTCAAAACCGCTTTTTTCCTGATCGCCATCAATCTGTGAATTTATCATTTCAACCTCCTCAATTATAAGGGTTCAGGCTTTCATGCTCTTCAACAACAGGGGTCAGGTCCGTTTTAAAATCACGAAAAGCCTTG
Above is a genomic segment from Maridesulfovibrio bastinii DSM 16055 containing:
- a CDS encoding DUF6682 family protein produces the protein MKAREVFKLVSAKLQDMKVDSRRWPWEITEGKLSMTDVCNSAIRNIALQRPDATAVTEAVKLQEGVKQLLPNPSNGSGASKKALRLIEVIQNMGSLGTVPGEPIFLSSKDSMRLGPWTTTSDDVDNYAYDARTNPEIFWVQPGIEAGASVYVSMTYSAEPDAVTGPDDELPLSSTFSGPVVHWMLYEILSGDSSEVNMSTAQFHFSAFYQALGVKLKADLYYPKQVEFVKG
- a CDS encoding N4-gp56 family major capsid protein; translation: MATTMYGDISDDVAGYVVPGFLRRADNWNIFGKFGQSIKMPKNKSTVAKWHGYEALAPAKTPLAEGVNPSGKKLVRRDVTAELEVFGDFIEITDVIVDTHEDPVLNESMEVLGDQAGQTLDMVMEGRLRGGTNVIYSGGTTRATVTKPITKSVQRLATRALKRQKASKITKVLSSDVKYGSEAVAAAYVGITHSDCESDIREIPGFVPVEKYGQISPYENEIGKVEDVRYLVSTSIEPMADAGGAKGASGAEMLSQSGTMTDVYPIYFIGADAYGDVAIKGKDSVIPKVVNPETPSKSDKLGRKGHVGWKTYYATAILNDAWMVRVEVGVTETPADA